The following are from one region of the Cytobacillus firmus genome:
- a CDS encoding glycerophosphodiester phosphodiesterase yields MRSSKKLVLFSILIGMLLMTISYFFQPLMPFKSIAHRGASALAPENTLASFEKAIEMGFDYIELDVRLSKDKQLVVIHDANVLRTTDGEGLIEELTVKDLKKLDAGSWFSPAYAGEKIPTLTEVLKQASGKIGMIIEMKSPENQPGMTEILADVLNSYKSDSQIKVQSFHINEMKKFHKLAPQIPAGLLLSKHLDLFHLASYRDFASFLSVHHLLLSKSFINQAEIFGYEIYSWTISKQYQFADMQRLGVHGIISDDEKRIPDSIMYVLITPFLKGQDLIRTLLA; encoded by the coding sequence TTGCGGAGCTCTAAAAAGCTTGTTTTATTTTCAATCTTAATTGGAATGTTATTAATGACTATTTCTTATTTTTTTCAGCCTCTCATGCCATTTAAGTCCATCGCACACAGAGGCGCATCGGCACTTGCACCCGAAAACACGCTTGCATCGTTTGAAAAAGCTATAGAAATGGGTTTTGACTATATCGAGTTAGATGTAAGGCTGAGCAAGGATAAACAGCTGGTTGTTATTCATGATGCGAATGTTTTGCGAACTACCGACGGTGAGGGGTTAATTGAGGAATTAACGGTTAAAGACTTAAAAAAACTGGATGCAGGCTCATGGTTTTCTCCCGCGTATGCCGGTGAAAAAATCCCTACATTGACTGAAGTTTTAAAACAGGCCAGCGGAAAAATAGGAATGATAATTGAGATGAAATCACCTGAAAACCAGCCTGGCATGACAGAAATTCTCGCAGACGTATTAAACTCTTACAAATCCGACAGCCAGATAAAAGTCCAATCTTTTCATATTAATGAAATGAAAAAGTTTCACAAGCTGGCTCCCCAGATCCCTGCCGGCCTGCTGCTGAGTAAACACCTGGACTTGTTTCATTTGGCATCCTACCGCGATTTTGCCTCTTTTCTATCTGTTCACCATCTCCTGCTTTCCAAGTCCTTCATTAATCAAGCTGAAATATTCGGTTATGAGATCTATTCGTGGACCATCAGCAAACAATACCAATTTGCAGACATGCAGAGGCTTGGTGTTCATGGCATAATTTCCGATGATGAGAAGAGAATCCCGGATTCAATCATGTACGTGCTCATTACCCCCTTTTTAAAAGGACAGGATTTAATTAGAACACTTCTGGCATAA
- a CDS encoding YodL domain-containing protein — protein sequence MLKELTRIRRREYDVTIFQTPEFRGKKGFQQVYRLNVEALTHDECLESVFSKFNVHDRIPGDFDGRFISTGDILYIDEGRRGQFYYQLKPGGWEEVNRIHIR from the coding sequence ATGCTGAAGGAATTAACAAGAATCAGAAGAAGAGAGTATGATGTTACGATCTTTCAAACACCTGAATTCAGGGGCAAAAAAGGCTTTCAGCAAGTATATCGCCTAAATGTCGAAGCTTTGACTCATGATGAATGCCTTGAATCAGTTTTTAGCAAGTTTAATGTGCATGACCGGATCCCTGGAGATTTTGATGGCCGGTTTATTTCCACAGGAGATATACTCTATATTGATGAAGGCAGAAGAGGGCAATTTTATTATCAGCTGAAGCCGGGCGGCTGGGAAGAAGTAAACCGGATACATATTAGATAA
- the deoD gene encoding purine-nucleoside phosphorylase — translation MSVHIGAKENEIAETVLLPGDPLRAKYIAETFLENAECYNEVRNMFGYTGTYKGKRISVQGTGMGVPSISIYINELMQSYNVQNLIRVGTCGAIQKDVKVRDVILAMSSSTDSQMNRLTFGGVDFAPTANFDLLKKAYDAGVEKGLNLKVGNVFTADMFYNDNSELEKWAKYQILAIEMETAALYTLAAKFDRKALSVLTVSDHILTGEETTAEERQTTFNEMIEVALEAAIKE, via the coding sequence ATGAGCGTACATATTGGTGCTAAAGAAAATGAAATTGCGGAAACGGTCCTGCTTCCTGGAGATCCTTTGCGTGCAAAATATATTGCAGAAACATTTTTAGAAAATGCGGAGTGCTATAATGAAGTCCGCAACATGTTTGGCTACACAGGAACGTATAAAGGGAAGCGCATATCAGTGCAGGGTACAGGCATGGGTGTTCCATCCATTTCCATCTATATCAATGAACTGATGCAAAGCTATAATGTCCAAAACCTGATTAGAGTAGGAACGTGTGGTGCGATTCAGAAAGATGTAAAGGTTCGCGATGTAATCCTTGCGATGAGCTCTTCTACAGATTCCCAAATGAACAGGCTCACTTTCGGAGGGGTTGACTTTGCGCCGACAGCCAATTTTGATCTATTGAAAAAAGCTTATGATGCAGGTGTGGAAAAAGGATTAAACCTTAAAGTCGGAAATGTCTTCACAGCAGACATGTTCTATAATGACAATTCGGAACTTGAAAAATGGGCAAAGTATCAGATCCTGGCAATTGAGATGGAAACGGCTGCTCTATATACGCTTGCTGCGAAGTTTGACCGCAAAGCACTATCTGTTCTAACAGTCAGTGATCACATCCTGACAGGTGAAGAAACGACTGCTGAAGAGAGACAAACCACCTTCAATGAAATGATTGAAGTGGCACTTGAGGCTGCTATTAAGGAATAA
- a CDS encoding M15 family metallopeptidase produces MKKILIMAGTLSLLLSGCSQLDPYLDKAKPLIEKIPFLGEEKSVDEPPKEDESLNKEENSAGEAGNEDKEDIQKDPLSLEAAYFNDIKAVDGRNIIQNPDNVMVLVNKQFSLPDGYEPPKLMIPDVAFSYGKLDLEKSYMRKDAAEELEKLFAGALNEGVELFAVSGYRSFTRQSEVFDAEVNRVGKEKAVQAVAIPGSSEHQTGLTMDISSRSAGLELSEKFGETKEGKWLAENAHRYGFILRYPKGKETITGYKYEPWHFRYVGLEAAKVIYEKKWTLEEYFDIVKKI; encoded by the coding sequence ATGAAGAAGATCTTAATTATGGCAGGGACCCTGAGTCTCCTGCTTTCCGGCTGCAGCCAGCTTGATCCGTATTTGGATAAAGCAAAGCCGCTTATTGAAAAGATTCCGTTCCTTGGGGAAGAGAAAAGCGTTGATGAACCCCCTAAGGAAGATGAATCACTAAATAAAGAAGAAAACAGTGCCGGAGAAGCAGGCAATGAAGACAAAGAAGACATTCAAAAGGATCCCCTATCATTGGAAGCTGCATATTTTAATGATATAAAAGCTGTGGATGGCAGAAATATTATCCAGAACCCTGATAATGTGATGGTCCTGGTGAATAAACAATTCAGCCTTCCGGATGGCTATGAGCCCCCCAAGCTAATGATTCCGGATGTCGCATTTTCTTATGGGAAGTTAGATTTGGAAAAAAGCTATATGCGAAAGGATGCTGCTGAAGAGCTGGAGAAGCTGTTTGCAGGTGCACTGAATGAAGGTGTGGAATTATTTGCTGTATCCGGTTATCGCTCATTTACACGGCAATCGGAAGTTTTTGATGCAGAAGTAAATAGAGTTGGTAAAGAAAAAGCGGTCCAGGCTGTGGCGATTCCCGGAAGCAGTGAACATCAGACAGGACTTACCATGGATATTTCGAGCAGAAGTGCAGGCCTTGAGCTTTCTGAAAAATTCGGGGAAACAAAGGAAGGAAAGTGGCTTGCTGAAAATGCACACCGCTATGGTTTTATTCTCCGCTATCCAAAAGGAAAAGAAACCATAACGGGTTATAAATATGAACCTTGGCACTTCCGTTATGTAGGCCTTGAAGCTGCGAAAGTCATTTATGAAAAGAAATGGACTTTGGAAGAGTACTTTGATATTGTTAAAAAAATCTAA
- a CDS encoding heavy-metal-associated domain-containing protein: MEKVSFKVAGMTCGHCEEAVKNAILSIDGVASISIAFHDEHAEIVYDPEKTDKKHLIKVIEDQGYGVA, translated from the coding sequence TTGGAAAAAGTTTCGTTTAAAGTTGCAGGCATGACCTGCGGACATTGTGAAGAGGCAGTCAAAAATGCCATTCTCTCCATCGATGGTGTGGCAAGCATCTCGATTGCCTTTCATGATGAACATGCAGAAATCGTCTATGACCCTGAAAAAACTGATAAGAAACATTTGATAAAAGTGATAGAAGACCAGGGCTATGGGGTAGCCTGA
- a CDS encoding S41 family peptidase encodes MQNEDLNKETSETPDNNHSGFIRMKKFHFVMLLFFIVFLSAGITTFALAFGDEKAVDVGSSERREFDKLYTAYDTLKANYFQEVDQSNLINGAINGMLEALDDPYSDYMNEEEAENFHQSISSSFEGIGAEIQEQEGYIVIVSPLKGSPAEKAGLRPNDKVLSVDGKSLQGMSSTEAVMLIRGEKGTKVELAVQRPGTDEPMNISITRDTIPLETVYGEMMEDGIAKVQITTFSENTSKELVETLNELQKQGMKGLILDLRQNPGGLLDQAVEISSLFVPDGEILFQIEDRNGNREEVKSKREENPNIPLVVVIDKGSASASEILAAAVHESADVPLVGEKSFGKGTVQRAQDFSDGSNMKFTTEKWLTPEGNWIHKKGITPDHKVALPEYASLPFINPDTELKLSASSAQVKAAQAMLKALGYNPGREDGFFDEKTEAAVKEFQAAEKLDQNGVLSGQSTLRLMEKLREKIDHNDTQIQKAAEVLKKQIGS; translated from the coding sequence TTGCAAAATGAAGATTTAAACAAAGAAACTTCTGAAACACCAGATAATAACCATTCAGGTTTTATCCGCATGAAAAAGTTTCATTTTGTAATGCTGCTGTTTTTTATTGTGTTCCTTTCCGCTGGAATTACTACCTTTGCACTGGCCTTTGGAGATGAAAAGGCAGTAGATGTGGGATCAAGCGAAAGAAGGGAATTTGATAAGCTGTATACAGCTTATGATACCCTGAAAGCAAACTATTTCCAGGAAGTGGATCAAAGTAACCTTATAAATGGCGCTATTAACGGTATGCTTGAAGCGCTGGATGATCCATACTCGGATTATATGAATGAAGAAGAAGCCGAAAACTTTCACCAAAGTATTTCGTCTTCTTTTGAAGGAATCGGAGCTGAAATCCAGGAACAGGAAGGCTACATAGTCATTGTATCCCCATTGAAGGGTTCACCTGCTGAAAAAGCAGGGCTTAGGCCAAATGACAAGGTTCTCTCCGTTGATGGAAAAAGCCTTCAGGGTATGAGCTCTACTGAGGCTGTTATGCTGATCAGAGGCGAAAAAGGGACTAAAGTGGAACTTGCAGTTCAGCGTCCCGGTACAGATGAGCCAATGAATATTTCCATTACACGTGATACGATTCCGCTTGAAACTGTCTATGGGGAAATGATGGAAGATGGTATTGCAAAAGTACAGATTACAACATTCTCGGAAAATACTTCTAAAGAATTGGTGGAAACTTTGAATGAACTGCAGAAGCAGGGCATGAAAGGATTAATCCTTGATCTTCGCCAGAATCCAGGCGGCCTTCTGGATCAGGCAGTGGAAATCTCCAGCCTGTTTGTCCCGGATGGCGAGATATTATTCCAAATTGAAGACCGCAATGGAAACAGAGAAGAAGTAAAATCAAAGAGAGAAGAAAACCCGAATATACCTTTAGTCGTTGTGATTGATAAAGGAAGTGCCAGTGCATCAGAAATTCTGGCTGCGGCAGTACACGAGTCCGCAGATGTGCCGCTTGTAGGTGAAAAATCGTTTGGGAAAGGCACCGTCCAGCGTGCACAGGACTTCTCCGATGGGTCAAACATGAAATTCACGACTGAAAAATGGCTGACACCGGAGGGAAATTGGATTCATAAAAAAGGGATTACACCTGACCACAAAGTGGCCTTGCCGGAATATGCTTCGCTGCCATTTATTAATCCAGACACTGAATTAAAGCTTTCTGCTTCTTCAGCTCAGGTTAAAGCAGCTCAAGCTATGCTGAAAGCTCTGGGATATAATCCTGGAAGAGAAGACGGTTTCTTCGATGAAAAAACCGAAGCAGCTGTCAAGGAATTCCAGGCTGCTGAAAAGCTTGATCAAAATGGAGTATTATCAGGGCAGTCTACTCTTAGGCTGATGGAAAAACTCCGTGAAAAAATCGACCACAATGATACGCAAATTCAAAAAGCAGCTGAAGTGCTGAAAAAACAAATAGGATCATAA
- a CDS encoding LCP family protein produces MICLKKIMILFAVAAAILSGCTSFQQKDNNNAGQVTEVGESEKENKEPSATVSETKNFLLIGVDSRGEEDSRSDAIVLASYEPSGDSIKLVSLMRDSYVKIRDYQYMYSKLNHAYYIGGKDLLKDTIEQNFGVQIDHTAIIDFKGFTAMLDAIAPGGIEAEVSAAMIEDMGLDLEPGKQKLKGSDILSYVRFRHDGQSDFGRVDRQQEILIGLKDEVMNQFSSPAGLARFPEVISQAMKYVETDLKIEEALSLGVKFLMNPVTDIETLRVPVEDSYENKTYEHAGSVLQLDFEENAEALKQFLDAEKK; encoded by the coding sequence GTGATTTGCTTGAAAAAAATTATGATTCTATTTGCAGTGGCTGCAGCTATACTATCCGGCTGCACGTCCTTTCAGCAGAAAGATAACAATAATGCAGGGCAGGTAACGGAGGTCGGCGAGTCCGAAAAGGAGAATAAAGAGCCATCAGCGACTGTAAGTGAAACGAAAAACTTTTTGCTTATTGGTGTCGACAGCAGAGGGGAAGAGGATTCACGTTCGGATGCCATTGTGCTGGCCAGCTATGAACCTTCCGGGGATTCCATTAAATTGGTCTCTCTTATGAGGGACAGCTATGTAAAAATACGGGATTACCAATATATGTACAGCAAGTTGAATCATGCTTATTATATAGGCGGCAAGGATTTATTGAAGGATACAATAGAACAAAACTTCGGAGTCCAAATCGATCATACAGCAATTATTGATTTTAAGGGATTTACTGCGATGCTTGATGCGATTGCTCCGGGCGGTATTGAAGCAGAAGTCAGTGCCGCCATGATTGAAGATATGGGATTGGATCTGGAGCCGGGAAAGCAAAAGCTTAAGGGAAGCGACATTTTATCATATGTCAGATTTCGCCATGACGGACAAAGTGATTTCGGGAGAGTGGACCGGCAGCAGGAAATTTTAATTGGGCTTAAAGATGAAGTGATGAACCAATTCTCATCACCTGCCGGTTTAGCAAGGTTTCCGGAAGTAATCAGCCAGGCAATGAAATACGTTGAAACCGACTTAAAGATTGAAGAAGCATTATCACTCGGTGTGAAGTTTTTAATGAATCCTGTCACTGACATTGAAACACTTAGGGTACCTGTTGAAGATAGTTATGAGAATAAAACATATGAACATGCCGGTTCGGTTCTCCAGCTTGATTTTGAAGAAAATGCAGAAGCGCTTAAGCAGTTTTTGGATGCTGAAAAGAAATAG
- a CDS encoding class I SAM-dependent methyltransferase, with the protein MLDNTGERIILEEMPVTNGMLLEHLARYYFSLYYAKGRVLDIACGTGYGSKIMAKAKKKEISEIVAVDIDDDTLKYARQHHYHPLVQYIKANAEDDSLPEQLGFFDVITSFETLEHLPSEEIFLNSLFKMLKPGGTLILSTPFGAGRGKPTNEPFHFHQLTEDEFIELFKSYGETEFYYQRSVLIEPKREGKHYPFGIAVCRKSK; encoded by the coding sequence ATGCTCGATAATACTGGAGAAAGAATCATACTGGAGGAAATGCCGGTTACTAACGGAATGCTTCTGGAACATTTGGCACGTTACTATTTTTCTCTTTATTACGCTAAAGGAAGAGTGCTTGATATTGCCTGCGGTACGGGGTACGGTTCAAAAATCATGGCAAAAGCCAAGAAAAAAGAAATTAGTGAAATTGTAGCAGTGGACATTGATGACGATACACTGAAATATGCCAGACAGCATCATTATCACCCTCTCGTGCAATATATTAAAGCCAATGCGGAAGATGATTCCCTCCCAGAACAATTAGGATTCTTTGATGTGATAACGAGCTTTGAAACGCTTGAACACCTGCCATCAGAAGAAATATTCCTTAACAGTCTTTTTAAGATGCTAAAGCCGGGCGGGACTCTCATTTTATCCACACCCTTCGGCGCCGGGCGGGGGAAGCCAACAAATGAGCCCTTCCATTTTCACCAGCTGACTGAAGATGAATTTATTGAACTGTTCAAGTCTTACGGAGAGACGGAATTTTATTATCAGCGAAGTGTTCTCATTGAACCGAAAAGAGAAGGCAAACACTACCCTTTTGGGATTGCAGTCTGCAGAAAAAGTAAATGA
- a CDS encoding CobW family GTP-binding protein, translated as MNKTEIYILSGFLGSGKTTLLKQLLQDEKKQGRKVAVMMNELGKVSIDSDAVDDGVPLKELLDGCICCTISDKLEAQLQELLMVEKPEAIYIETTGAAHPIEVLDSILSPLFADRMQVKGIISVVDSPRWLNRNMLSPQVQQLLIEQVRHADLIILNKADELSEAEQARLTMEIQGLNSQAFTILTSYSKISVKQVRGMSTGNKSKASRSHVISDLKLSTFVYRFQKAVNQTDFEDFLRGLPDTVYRIKGYMKLNSSKYPYLFQFSYGMPLYMQENINMPLNMVFIGENLDWAEIEQRLKILEATN; from the coding sequence ATGAATAAAACAGAAATATATATACTATCAGGTTTTCTTGGGAGCGGGAAAACGACGCTGCTAAAGCAGCTGCTCCAGGATGAAAAAAAGCAAGGCAGAAAAGTGGCAGTCATGATGAACGAGCTTGGGAAAGTTTCAATTGATTCGGACGCAGTTGATGATGGGGTTCCTTTAAAAGAGCTGCTTGACGGCTGTATATGCTGTACCATTTCAGATAAGCTTGAGGCCCAGCTTCAGGAATTATTGATGGTTGAAAAGCCGGAAGCGATCTATATTGAAACTACAGGTGCTGCTCATCCCATTGAAGTTCTGGATAGCATTCTTTCCCCACTCTTTGCAGACAGGATGCAGGTAAAAGGCATTATTTCTGTTGTTGACAGTCCAAGATGGCTTAATCGAAATATGTTAAGCCCTCAGGTGCAGCAGCTTTTAATTGAGCAGGTAAGGCATGCAGACTTAATAATTTTGAATAAAGCAGATGAACTTTCCGAGGCGGAACAAGCGCGGCTTACAATGGAGATTCAGGGTCTGAACAGCCAGGCGTTCACCATCTTAACTTCATACTCAAAGATTTCTGTAAAGCAGGTAAGAGGTATGTCCACAGGGAATAAGAGCAAGGCATCCAGGTCACATGTTATTTCTGATTTAAAGCTTAGCACGTTCGTTTATCGGTTTCAAAAAGCTGTCAATCAGACTGATTTTGAGGATTTTCTTAGAGGACTTCCAGACACTGTGTACAGAATAAAAGGGTATATGAAGCTGAATTCTTCAAAGTATCCGTATCTTTTTCAGTTTTCTTATGGAATGCCGCTTTATATGCAGGAAAACATCAATATGCCCCTGAATATGGTGTTTATTGGGGAGAATCTTGATTGGGCAGAAATCGAACAAAGGTTAAAAATTCTGGAAGCAACTAATTAA
- a CDS encoding YncE family protein: MSKKMYRLFFLWIIAAFLTSCSEKKQPAIPEDISFAATVNIKDMTISFVDLKKKELAAEWTMEKPYTGALILPDNDSILLYGKQLETADLYSLKEGKLIDSWETGEGIVNGILIETNEIVLADQYLNKIRFFDLNGEEETQVESEIDPLTLLESREKNKLFVLSFNHKKMGMIDLESKEKSGEFTIHPSAAGAWLNEKNGEIWIGGHGEGVEIEQNIHVYDEETGKLKKKIPAASMPINFLGHENQVYVLSHGSNMLYKINESGEEAASVSIAANPFEMAFAEHKLLVAGYDSNDLHILEPESLKTLKSIKVGEGPFKIVIRESVK; encoded by the coding sequence ATGTCAAAAAAAATGTATAGGCTTTTCTTTTTATGGATCATAGCGGCCTTCCTTACTTCCTGCTCAGAAAAGAAACAGCCTGCAATACCTGAGGATATTAGCTTTGCTGCCACAGTAAATATCAAGGATATGACGATATCTTTTGTCGACCTGAAAAAAAAGGAGCTGGCGGCAGAATGGACTATGGAGAAACCTTATACAGGAGCTTTAATTCTCCCGGATAATGATTCCATCCTTCTTTATGGAAAACAGCTTGAAACAGCTGATCTTTATTCCTTAAAGGAAGGCAAACTGATTGACAGCTGGGAAACAGGAGAAGGAATCGTAAATGGAATCCTGATTGAAACGAATGAAATCGTTTTAGCAGATCAGTATTTAAACAAAATCAGGTTCTTTGATTTAAATGGAGAAGAAGAAACACAGGTCGAATCTGAGATAGATCCGCTTACCCTGCTGGAATCCCGTGAAAAGAATAAGTTATTTGTTCTAAGCTTCAATCATAAAAAAATGGGAATGATCGACCTTGAATCTAAAGAAAAAAGCGGGGAGTTTACGATCCATCCTTCAGCAGCCGGTGCGTGGCTTAATGAGAAAAACGGTGAAATCTGGATTGGCGGACATGGAGAAGGTGTAGAGATTGAACAAAATATCCACGTATATGATGAAGAAACGGGAAAGTTAAAGAAGAAAATTCCAGCCGCTTCGATGCCGATAAATTTTCTGGGACATGAAAATCAAGTATATGTTCTAAGCCATGGATCAAATATGTTATATAAAATTAATGAATCAGGGGAAGAAGCAGCCTCTGTTTCGATTGCGGCAAATCCTTTTGAAATGGCTTTTGCAGAGCATAAGCTATTAGTGGCCGGTTATGACAGCAATGATTTACATATCCTGGAGCCGGAAAGTTTAAAAACGCTTAAAAGTATCAAGGTTGGAGAGGGTCCTTTTAAAATAGTCATTAGGGAGAGTGTGAAATGA
- a CDS encoding response regulator transcription factor, which produces MLNILIIDDEADMRHLIEMYLGNSGFACFSAESGFEAYGILENNVMDLVILDIMMPGEDGFEVCSRIREKSNVPIIFLSAKGEEWDKVKALQLGGDDYIVKPFSPGELVARINAVLRRTGGLKSDMDSIQIGKIAIDMKARKVLVAGKHVTLTLKEYELLLFFIEHKNQALSREQLLEYIWGIDYTGSLRTVDTHIKTLRMKLGVGDYIQTVWGVGYKLEVPDE; this is translated from the coding sequence ATGCTGAATATCCTGATTATAGATGATGAAGCAGATATGAGGCATTTAATTGAAATGTACCTTGGGAATTCCGGATTTGCATGCTTTTCAGCAGAAAGCGGCTTTGAAGCATATGGGATACTTGAAAATAATGTGATGGACTTAGTTATTTTGGATATCATGATGCCTGGGGAGGATGGATTTGAAGTTTGTTCCCGAATAAGGGAAAAATCAAATGTGCCAATTATATTTCTCTCTGCTAAGGGAGAGGAGTGGGATAAAGTGAAAGCCCTGCAGTTAGGAGGGGATGACTATATTGTCAAACCTTTCAGTCCTGGAGAGCTTGTCGCCAGAATCAATGCTGTCCTTCGAAGAACAGGCGGATTAAAAAGTGACATGGATTCTATTCAAATTGGAAAGATCGCAATTGACATGAAGGCGAGAAAAGTTTTAGTTGCGGGAAAGCATGTCACGCTAACCCTAAAAGAATATGAATTGCTTCTGTTTTTTATCGAACATAAAAACCAGGCATTAAGCAGGGAGCAGCTTCTTGAATATATATGGGGCATTGATTATACAGGGAGTTTGAGAACAGTGGATACTCATATAAAAACGTTGAGAATGAAGCTTGGGGTTGGAGATTATATTCAAACAGTCTGGGGAGTTGGCTATAAATTAGAGGTGCCGGATGAATGA
- a CDS encoding sensor histidine kinase — MKFLTNSLAKKMWLTVTAAIIITILYSYLLSYLFYEKIYVDNVRDSLLTEGRSLASEYHGGALTEDIRKKIDWYNSKSETEIFIVSNPRELSACLPFEIDYQTLIGKSEREELLKGIPVEKLGYEKRFDRKIMGVIIPLLDDNRLQGIIYLYVPLAKISEITRDFAYLWLAAAAVFTVISITLGTMLVKKLTKPLLDMKDAAEHVSKGYYDVHLNIDSKDEIGQLANAFNYMSSSIRKEDEKKREFLANVSHELRTPISYVKGYSEALISGMEKSEEDRKKYLQLILRESRRMERLVGDLLDLSKLESDEYKLEKMPLPLAQLIEDAIEKYKPVLREKNVDLQYRLNPEVIINGDEGRIEQVIQNIMDNSIRYTAEGRISIRLSQERDQCLIEIEDTGIGISEEHLSKIKQRFYRVNKGRTRSDGGTGLGLAIAEKLVKLHQGELTVFSELNKGTTVRIMLPLLEIK; from the coding sequence ATGAAATTCCTGACCAATAGCCTGGCTAAAAAAATGTGGCTGACCGTAACAGCCGCGATTATTATTACGATCTTATATTCCTATTTATTGTCTTACTTATTTTATGAAAAGATCTATGTGGATAATGTCAGGGATTCCCTGCTGACTGAAGGGAGAAGCCTGGCTTCAGAGTACCACGGAGGGGCTTTGACAGAGGATATCAGGAAAAAAATCGATTGGTACAATTCAAAATCCGAAACAGAGATTTTTATTGTCAGTAATCCCAGAGAGCTTAGTGCCTGTCTGCCTTTTGAAATTGACTATCAGACACTAATTGGCAAATCAGAGCGTGAAGAGCTTCTCAAAGGCATTCCAGTTGAAAAACTGGGCTATGAAAAAAGGTTTGACCGAAAAATTATGGGTGTCATTATTCCGCTGCTTGATGATAATCGGCTTCAAGGCATTATATATTTATATGTTCCCCTCGCGAAGATTTCAGAGATTACCCGGGATTTTGCCTATCTGTGGCTCGCTGCTGCGGCGGTCTTTACTGTTATCAGCATCACTTTAGGCACGATGCTGGTTAAAAAACTGACAAAGCCTTTACTGGATATGAAAGATGCAGCTGAACATGTCTCAAAGGGATACTATGATGTTCATTTAAACATTGATTCAAAGGACGAAATTGGCCAGCTGGCCAATGCCTTCAATTATATGTCCTCCTCTATACGAAAAGAAGACGAAAAGAAAAGGGAATTTCTCGCGAATGTATCTCATGAGTTAAGAACCCCTATCAGCTATGTAAAAGGCTACAGTGAGGCGCTCATTTCCGGAATGGAAAAATCCGAAGAGGACAGAAAAAAATACTTGCAGCTGATACTTAGAGAATCACGAAGGATGGAACGTCTCGTTGGAGATTTACTTGATTTATCCAAACTTGAATCTGACGAATACAAACTCGAAAAAATGCCGCTGCCATTGGCGCAGTTGATAGAGGACGCTATTGAGAAATACAAGCCGGTCCTCCGTGAAAAAAATGTGGATCTGCAATATCGCCTGAATCCTGAAGTAATCATAAACGGTGATGAAGGCAGGATTGAGCAGGTTATCCAAAATATTATGGATAATTCCATCAGATATACAGCAGAAGGCAGAATCAGCATCCGTTTATCTCAAGAGAGAGATCAATGCCTGATTGAAATAGAGGATACAGGAATAGGGATTTCAGAAGAACATTTAAGCAAAATTAAACAAAGGTTTTATAGAGTGAATAAAGGCAGAACAAGATCAGATGGAGGCACAGGGCTTGGTCTGGCAATTGCAGAAAAGCTGGTTAAGCTCCATCAAGGCGAGCTGACTGTGTTCAGTGAATTAAATAAGGGGACGACAGTTAGAATCATGCTGCCGCTGCTTGAAATAAAGTAA
- a CDS encoding FixH family protein, with the protein MKKLMFIWLAVMIIISLAACSNNNAAEEEPQFLDVKLSIKPEKAKAGEPVVFEAKVTYGEEEVTDADEVKFEIWRANAEEHEKVLVEHAENGIYRLEKSFKEEGTYYIYSHVTAHRMHNMPKKEFVIGRPSPPENESGSQEENMDDNEHGSH; encoded by the coding sequence ATGAAAAAACTAATGTTTATTTGGCTTGCGGTAATGATAATTATTAGCCTCGCTGCCTGCAGCAATAATAATGCAGCCGAAGAAGAGCCGCAATTCCTGGATGTAAAGTTATCGATAAAACCTGAAAAAGCAAAAGCGGGTGAACCGGTTGTTTTTGAAGCAAAGGTTACTTATGGGGAGGAAGAGGTTACTGATGCAGACGAAGTGAAGTTTGAGATCTGGAGAGCAAATGCCGAAGAACACGAAAAAGTACTTGTTGAACATGCTGAAAACGGAATCTATCGTCTGGAGAAAAGCTTTAAAGAAGAAGGTACCTATTATATATATTCACACGTTACGGCGCACAGGATGCATAATATGCCTAAAAAGGAATTTGTTATCGGCAGGCCCAGTCCACCTGAAAATGAATCAGGCAGCCAGGAAGAAAATATGGATGACAATGAGCATGGCAGCCATTAA